From the Primulina tabacum isolate GXHZ01 chromosome 15, ASM2559414v2, whole genome shotgun sequence genome, one window contains:
- the LOC142528004 gene encoding putative aquaporin NIP7-1, with amino-acid sequence MPLTKKRETGRMKATPFQDSFSPDVSPSTSTRFQPTNDHEIGCIAPPGNGNILTNNILFKHLCEINPTLLRKVMAEALGTFLLMFCIGGIIGNMAFMGIKAGLMEYAVTAALTVIVLVFSIGSISGAHLNPAVTIAFATVGPFPLSEALLYVLAQVGGSVLAAYIVPLVYGIEAEIMMTRPLHGCAAAFWVEFFATFIVLFLTTSLFNDPKSLGELSGFVAGVTIGLGVLISGPVSGGSMNPARSLGPALISWRFDHLWVYLLAPTIGAIVGVLVYRILRLQGWSCESEICTTPLQGSRESLH; translated from the exons ATGCCCTTAACCAAGAAAAGAGAAACTGGAAGAATGAAAGCCACTCCATTTCAAGATTCATTTTCTCCTGATGTTTCACCGAGTACCTCCACAAGATTTCAGCCTACAAATGATCATGAGATTGGATGCATCGCTCCTCCTGGCAACGGAAACATTCTAACGAACAATATTTTGTTCAAGCACCTTTGTGAAATCAACCCAACACTTCTCCGAAAG GTCATGGCAGAGGCCTTGGGAACATTTCTTCTGATGTTTTGCATTGGTGGGATCATTGGAAACATGGCTTTCATGGGAATTAAAGCAGGGCTAATGGAATATGCAGTAACAGCAGCTCTAACAGTAATAGTCTTAGTTTTCTCTATAGGTTCCATTTCTGGTGCTCATTTAAACCCTGCTGTAACCATTGCTTTCGCAACCGTTGGTCCATTTCCATTGTCAGAG GCTCTGCTGTATGTTCTTGCACAAGTGGGAGGCTCGGTTTTGGCAGCATATATAGTACCTTTAGTCTATGGGATTGAAGCTGAGATTATGATGACAAGACCACTACATGGATGCGCTGCAGCATTCTGGGTCGAATTTTTCGCCACTTTCATCGTCCTGTTCTTAACTACATCCTTGTTTAATGACCCTAAATCG CTGGGGGAGTTGTCTGGATTTGTTGCTGGAGTAACCATTGGTCTTGGAGTGCTTATTTCAGG GCCTGTTTCTGGAGGCTCAATGAATCCAGCAAGATCATTAGGACCTGCACTTATTTCATGGAGATTTGATCACTTGTGGGTGTATCTTTTAGCCCCAACTATAGGAGCCATCGTCGGAGTTCTCGTTTACCGGATTCTACGGCTCCAAGGCTGGTCTTGCGAATCTGAAATTTGTACAACACCACTTCAAGGCAGTAGAGAATCATTACATTAG
- the LOC142528003 gene encoding putative aspartic proteinase GIP2, whose amino-acid sequence MSSSISLSLLFLGILLLFYTGTARNIGKASPVRAILLTVTKDPSTGQYFTAIGQRTPLRPVKLTIDIGGKILWAACDRAEYNSSSYSPALCHSPQCSLSGSKTCDNCWDGPRPGCNNNTCSNVVYNTVETSAQVGELATDVIALESTDGSNRGRIIRVPNFLFSCGSLFLGEKLAKRVQGMVGFGRTNTSLPSLLSSALGISKKFAICFSSSKGVVFLGEGPYSMLPPPGIIISEGLSYTPLLVNPVSTAYPVLDTFPDKSWPSTEYFIGVEHVKINNQIVPLSPKLLTFDAKGNGGTKISTVVPYTVLHTSIYNAITKAFVKSISKVPRVKPVAPFETCYKSSSLGSTRVGPGAPQIEFGLLNNVTWTMFGANSMLSVHNSEVLCLAFVDGGKNPRTSIVIGGHQLEDNFLEFDVESSRLGFSSTLLGRQTTCANFNFTAKA is encoded by the coding sequence ATGTCTTCTTCAATCTCATTATCTTTACTGTTTTTGGGCATCCTCCTTTTGTTCTACACAGGCACGGCCCGAAACATCGGAAAAGCTTCCCCTGTCCGTGCCATTCTCCTTACGGTCACCAAAGACCCATCTACGGGCCAATACTTCACCGCCATCGGGCAAAGAACTCCTCTAAGGCCCGTCAAATTAACTATAGACATCGGCGGAAAAATCTTATGGGCGGCCTGTGATCGGGCTGAGTATAACAGCTCTTCTTATTCGCCCGCTCTCTGTCATTCCCCACAGTGTTCACTCTCCGGGTCCAAAACCTGCGACAACTGCTGGGATGGGCCGAGACCAGGTTGCAACAACAACACTTGTTCCAATGTGGTTTACAATACCGTAGAAACTTCGGCCCAGGTAGGAGAGCTGGCAACTGATGTGATCGCCCTGGAATCCACCGATGGGTCAAATCGGGGCCGAATTATTCGGGTTCCCAACTTCTTGTTCTCCTGCGGTTCTCTCTTTCTTGGCGAGAAACTTGCTAAACGAGTTCAAGGGATGGTCGGATTTGGTAGGACTAACACTTCATTACCTTCATTACTGTCAAGTGCGTTAGGAATCAGTAAAAAGTTCGCAATTTGCTTTAGTTCTTCCAAAGGAGTTGTTTTTTTAGGAGAAGGGCCGTATAGTATGCTTCCACCCCCTGGAATCATAATTTCGGAGGGACTCTCGTACACCCCACTACTTGTAAATCCTGTCAGCACTGCATATCCTGTCCTCGATACATTCCCCGATAAATCTTGGCCGTCGACGGAGTACTTCATAGGTGTCGAACacgtaaaaataaataatcaaattgtGCCATTAAGTCCGAAATTGCTAACATTCGATGCCAAAGGCAACGGCGGCACTAAGATTAGCACCGTGGTGCCTTATACCGTTCTGCACACATCGATCTACAACGCAATTACGAAGGCGTTCGTTAAGTCAATCTCCAAAGTCCCTAGAGTAAAACCCGTCGCGCCTTTCGAGACTTGCTACAAGTCGTCGAGCCTCGGGAGCACGAGGGTCGGCCCAGGGGCGCCTCAGATTGAGTTTGGCCTACTAAACAATGTTACATGGACTATGTTTGGTGCGAATTCGATGCTGTCTGTGCATAACAGTGAAGTTTTGTGCTTGGCGTTTGTTGATGGCGGCAAGAATCCTAGGACTTCGATAGTTATTGGAGGGCATCAACTTGAGGACAACTTTTTGGAGTTTGATGTTGAGAGCTCGAGACTCGGGTTCAGTTCTACGTTGCTGGGGCGTCAAACTACTTGTGCCAACTTCAATTTTACAGCAAAAGCTTGA
- the LOC142527722 gene encoding putative aspartic proteinase GIP2, translating into MICFTLSFSSSMASFLKFLLLLPLISHIHGAISQKYPTLPKAAVLPLTKDISTLQYVTELLIGENLAPVKLVVDLGGPFLWVDSEFTSQFSSPGSVKICSLQCSMVEISGGSRSCGLGYNASKTCTLQVENSVSRISTSGEMKEDIVGVKFSDAVDPGSFAYIQRFLFSSAPNLLLEGLASGAKGMLGLGNSIISLPSQFSTTFGFFHRKFALCLSPSNGAVFLGGMPPELENEPTIPMMYTPLISKKSNIQQGYYINVNSIKISGKKLSMNPKGSVGRTKISTAIPYTTMENKIYSTFVAAYIKAATSMNLSLVAPVAPFEVCFSPNEGVSNKRTLPNFPTVDLVLQSELVKWRILGRNSMVRVSDGVMCLGFLNGGLNPMDPIVVGGYQLEDYMLEFNLGNSMLGFSSPLGMGEKKCSDFDASSRNTMVS; encoded by the coding sequence ATGATCTGTTTCACACTTTCCTTTTCTTCTTCCATGGCTAGTTTTCTTAAATTTCTACTACTTTTGCCATTGATTTCTCACATACATGGCGcaatttctcaaaaatatcCCACGCTGCCAAAAGCTGCAGTTCTTCCACTTACCAAAGATATCTCTACTCTTCAATACGTTACAGAACTTTTGATAGGTGAAAATCTAGCCCCTGTCAAGCTTGTGGTGGATCTTGGAGGCCCATTTCTTTGGGTTGATTCTGAGTTTACCTCCCAATTCTCATCTCCCGGGTCTGTTAAAATTTGTTCTCTGCAGTGTTCAATGGTTGAAATTAGTGGTGGTTCTAGGAGTTGTGGGCTGGGGTATAATGCTtccaagacttgtactttacagGTAGAAAACTCTGTTTCAAGAATTTCAACATCTGGGGAGATGAAAGAGGACATAGTTGGTGTGAAATTCTCAGATGCGGTGGATCCAGGTTCATTTGCGTATATCCAACGCTTCTTGTTTTCAAGTGCGCCAAACTTGTTGCTTGAAGGCTTAGCGAGTGGTGCCAAAGGTATGCTAGGGCTTGGAAATTCAATAATTTCTCTCCCATCACAGTTTTCTACTACTTTTGGCTTCTTCCACAGGAAATTTGCATTGTGTTTGTCCCCATCAAATGGTGCAGTTTTCTTGGGTGGGATGCCTCCTGAACTTGAGAACGAGCCCACAATTCCAATGATGTACACTCCCCTAATTTCCAAGAAAAGCAACATACAACAAGGGTACTACATAAACGTGAACTCCATCAAGATTTCTGGCAAGAAATTGTCTATGAATCCAAAAGGGTCTGTTGGAAGGACAAAAATAAGCACAGCCATCCCTTACACCACAATGGAGAACAAGATTTACAGCACATTTGTTGCTGCTTACATCAAGGCTGCTACTTCCATGAACTTGAGCTTGGTTGCACCTGTGGCACCATTTGAAGTTTGCTTCAGTCCAAACGAAGGGGTTTCAAACAAAAGGACTTTGCCAAATTTTCCAACAGTTGATCTTGTTTTGCAGAGTGAGTTGGTGAAGTGGAGGATTCTTGGGAGGAATTCAATGGTTAGAGTTAGTGATGGGGTCATGTGTCTGGGATTTTTGAATGGAGGACTGAATCCAATGGATCCAATTGTCGTAGGGGGTTATCAATTGGAAGATTACATGTTAGAGTTTAATTTGGGGAATTCTATGCTTGGATTTTCTTCACCATTGGGGATGGGGGAGAAGAAGTGCTCTGACTTTGATGCATCTTCCAGGAATACGATGGTTTCTTAA
- the LOC142527194 gene encoding transcription factor MUTE-like, translating into MAHIAVERNRRRQMNEHLKVLRSMTPCFYIKRGDQASIISGVIEFIKELHQVVQSLEAKKKRKSLSPSPGLSPKPFQSSPREPDGDTHFKELGATCNSPIVDVEAKISGSNVLLRTISRRIPGQVVRIIHVLENLSFDILHLNISSMEDTVLYSFVIKIGLECQVSVEELALEVQKSFFPEATANCIKQDTHV; encoded by the exons ATGGCTCACATTGCTGTTGAGAGAAACAGAAGGAGGCAAATGAATGAACATCTCAAAGTTTTACGTTCCATGACTCCATGTTTCTACATCAAAAGG GGCGATCAAGCATCAATCATAAGTGGGGTGATAGAATTCATCAAAGAATTGCACCAAGTTGTACAATCCTTGGAAgctaaaaagaaaagaaaaagccTTAGCCCTAGTCCTGGACTTAGTCCAAAACCATTTCAGTCGAGTCCTCGTGAACCAGATGGTGACACTCATTTTAAAGAACTCGGGGCTACCTGCAACTCTCCCATTGTCGATGTCGAGGCCAAGATTTCCGGGTCGAACGTGCTCCTTCGGACCATATCCAGGCGTATCCCTGGTCAAGTTGTGAGGATCATCCATGTTTTGGAGAATCTTTCTTTCGATATCCTTCACTTGAACATCAGTAGCATGGAAGATACTGTCCTATACTCATTTGTCATCaag ATTGGATTGGAATGCCAAGTGAGTGTGGAGGAACTAGCCCTCGAAGTTCAGAAAAGTTTTTTCCCAGAAGCTACAGCTAATTGTATCAAGCAAGATACACACGTTTAG
- the LOC142526268 gene encoding heavy metal-associated isoprenylated plant protein 33-like, giving the protein MSKEEFLKIQTCVLKVNIHCDGCKHKVKKILQKIDGVYTTNIDSEQGKVTVSGNVDPATLIKKLTKNGKHAEIWGASKTNNNNQNQMNNQFKNLQIDNGRKGGQNKGQTPKAGGNNQPKVGLQAQNPQFQQQLQHLQQQMQQFKGSQDLKIPPQFMKDLKGANNNKDQNQKSAKFNMPEDEEYSDDDFDDDDYDDEDDDFDDEVDDIPVVYNKMKPPVLGDGHGGAQMGNIMMNNIMNGQQPQLMKGGGNDGGNGKKGGGGGGGNVPVQMNLGGGNQNQGGANGGKKGGNGNNNGGNQNQGGGKGGKNGGGQPNDGKNGGGGGNGQNKNGGGAGAGAGALNGNNSMGNGVRKEGGMNDGPRGMPNMMPMSAGGNMGPLGANLPMGQMGNLPMGQMNNLAAVQGLPASAITGGGGGGAGYFPAATPEHMTANPYYQQQLAAMMMNQQRANGNERFQPMMYARPPPAVNYMPPYPAYPYQYPYAPPQGERTDQYAMFSDENTSSCNVM; this is encoded by the exons ATGAGTAAAGAAGAGTTCTTGAAGATCCAG ACTTGTGTTCTTAAGGTCAATATACACTGTGATGGATGTAAGCACAAAGTGAAGAAAATCTTGCAGAAGATTGATG GGGTATACACCACAAACATAGATTCAGAGCAAGGGAAGGTCACTGTTTCAGGTAATGTTGACCCAGCCACACTCATCAAGAAGCTCACCAAGAATGGGAAACATGCTGAGATATGGGGTGCATCAAAGACCAACAACAATAATCAAAACCAGATGAATAATCAGTTCAAGAATCTGCAAATTGACAACGGAAGGAAAGGTGGACAGAACAAAGGCCAGACCCCAAAGGCTGGTGGAAACAACCAGCCAAAAGTTGGCCTTCAGGCGCAAAATCCACAATTTCAGCAACAACTCCAGCATCTACAGCAGCAGATGCAACAGTTCAAAGGGTCGCAAGATCTGAAAATACCCCCGCAGTTTATGAAAGATCTGAAAGGGGCCAATAATAACAAGGACCAGAACCAGAAATCTGCGAAGTTCAACATGCCTGAGGATGAAGAATATAGTGATGATGATTTTGACgacgatgattatgatgatgaAGACGACGATTTTGACGATGAAGTGGATGATATCCCCGTCGTTTATAATAAAATGAAGCCTCCAGTCTTGGGTGACGGCCATGGCGGTGCTCAGATGGGTAACATCATGATGAATAATATAATGAATGGTCAGCAACCTCAGCTAATGAAAGGTGGTGGTAACGATGGAGGAAATGGGAAGaaaggtggaggtggaggtggaggtaaCGTGCCTGTTCAAATGAATCTAGGCGGTGGTAACCAAAATCAAGGTGGGGCTAATGGTGGTAAGAAAGGTGGTAATGGGAATAACAATGGTGGTAACCAAAATCAAGGTGGTGGAAAGGGTGGCAAGAATGGTGGTGGCCAACCTAATGATGGCAAAAATGGTGGCGGTGGTGGCAATGGTCAAAATAAGAATGGTGGTGGCGCCGGAGCTGGAGCTGGGGCTTTGAATGGCAACAATTCTATGGGCAATGGGGTCAGGAAAGAGGGTGGTATGAATGATGGACCTCGTGGCATGCCTAACATGATGCCCATGAGTGCTGGAGGTAACATGGGCCCATTGGGTGCAAATCTTCCGATGGGCCAAATGGGTAATCTTCCGATGGGCCAAATGAACAATCTTGCCGCGGTTCAAGGTCTGCCAGCCTCCGCCATAACTGGTGGCGGAGGTGGTGGTGCTGGGTATTTTCCAGCTGCTACCCCCGAGCACATGACGGCAAACCCCTATTACCAGCAGCAACTTGCAGCCATGATGATGAACCAGCAACGTGCCAACGGTAATGAGAGGTTTCAGCCCATGATGTATGCCCGGCCTCCCCCTGCAGTTAACTACATGCCGCCGTATCCTGCTTACCCTTACCAATACCCTTATGCTCCACCACAAGGCGAGCGAACCGACCAGTACGCAATGTTCAGCGACGAAAACACTTCGAGTTGTAACGTGATGTGA
- the LOC142526107 gene encoding uncharacterized protein LOC142526107 gives MEGSTNTVFRPPVLDGSNYALWKVKMRVFIKSIEERAWQRVLDGWSPPKLEDADGDTRLKPESTWTVDEVQTSNFNSKALNAIFSSVDTRMFSLITTCVCAKDAWEILQKHCEGSASVRKTRLRMVTSKLESLRMEDKESILEYDSRLRQLSNEAHSLGDPMSNERLVNKVLRSLPEKFNVKVCAIEESKDTSTINLDELMSSLRTFEMNLDLQKKDKGKTIALEVSTDSYDEILQISKEVNESDLGEDSISLITKKIR, from the coding sequence ATGGAAGGATCAACAAATACTGTTTTTAGGCCTCCCGTGTTGGATGGATCAAACTATGCATTGTGGAAAGTAAAGATGAGGGTTTTTATTAAATCCATTGAAGAAAGAGCTTGGCAACGTGTACTTGATGGTTGGAGTCCACCAAAACTCGAGGATGCTGATGGAGACACACGGCTCAAACCTGAAAGTACATGGACTGTCGATGAAGTGCAAACTTCAAACTTTAATTCCAAGGCTCTCAATGCTATATTTTCATCTGTTGACACAAGGATGTTTAGTTTAATCACCACTTGTGTATGCGCCAAAGATGCTTGGGAGATACTCCAGAAGCACTGTGAAGGATCCGCAAGTGTGCGTAAAACTAGGCTAAGGATGGTGACATCAAAGTTAGAAAGTTTGAGAATGGAGGACAAGGAGTCTATTCTTGAGTATGATAGCCGGTTGAGGCAACTTTCTAATGAAGCTCACAGTCTTGGAGATCCCATGTCCAATGAAAGATTGGTGAACAAAGTTTTAAGATCTCTACCTGAGAAATTTAATGTCAAAGTTTGTGCAATTGAAGAATCTAAAGACACTTCAACAATCAACCTGGATGAATTAATGAGTTCCCTCagaacttttgagatgaatcttgatttacaaaagaaggataaagggaagACAATAGCCCTTGAAGTTTCAACTGACTCTTATGATGAAATCCTTCAAATATCTAAAGAAGTGAATGAATCTGATTTAGGTGAAGATTCTATCTCTCTAATTACTAAAAAAATTCGGTGA